One Leptolyngbya ohadii IS1 genomic window carries:
- a CDS encoding CHAT domain-containing protein, with the protein MNNFLRWLGDVLKRLLADGDRHSLSHRLRCFLGGLLIGFFLFCGLSFSQRAVASASYVSQFSERTHAQTNSPSIVQQGRSHYEAGQFAQAAEFWQQAAVAYLAQGDALNQAKVLGYLALAQQQLGRWEDAEQSIATSLALLPSRSSILSPTTPSTPSSTTSSTTSSTIEQQLVLAQILNTQGSLQFAQGQIEQSISTWQQAADLYTTAGSEEKRLGSLLNQAQAMQTLGLAQRAQQTLTEIERSLSAQPDSALKAMTLRSLGDVLRSTGNLAEAQRVLEQSLAIAQAVSPAKTPIILISLGNVAQSQQNTATAVRYYEQAAATAASAKASPILQLQANLNLFSLHIEAKQWQEARSLLPLLQTQIDLPPSRAAVYARINLAKSLMKFESPDYQLNDQLNHQLNHQPNYQSIAQILTPAISQAQTLKDDRAEAYAVGTLGTLYEQTQQWDAAKSLTERSLVLAQATNAADIAYQWQWQLGRILKAQNQVGQAIEAYQAAFETLQLLRRDLLATSPDLQFSFRENVEPLYRDLVELLLRRPESDRENHDRQTVSQENLRQARRIIESLQLAELDNFFRTACLEGQQIAIDQIPDTQTAVLYPIILQDRLEVILSLPGQPLQQYTAIVPQTTVEATLRELRQNLVRPFTTLRGKQLGQQVYDWMIRPIESALQAVSPGGEAITTLAFVLDGSLRNVPMAALFDGNQYLIERYSIALTPSLQIFKPQALERDRLQALLAGLTEERSGFSALANVKRELQGIEAEIPSRVLLNEAFTSDALKAQIDRNPAPIVHLATHGQFSSDAAQTFILAWDRPIDVRELGALLRSADEQQINTGLAQRQSPIELLVLSACETAEGDDRAVLGLAGVAVQSGARSTLASLWSLDDESAAELINQFYRELLNPAFSKTEALRQAQLTLLRDPNYRHPIYWAPYILVGNWL; encoded by the coding sequence ATGAATAATTTTCTACGTTGGTTGGGTGATGTTCTAAAGCGTCTTCTAGCGGATGGCGATCGTCATTCCTTGAGTCATCGCCTGAGATGTTTCTTGGGAGGATTGCTAATTGGTTTTTTTCTGTTCTGCGGATTGAGTTTTAGCCAGCGTGCAGTTGCATCAGCATCCTATGTTTCCCAGTTCTCCGAGAGAACTCACGCTCAAACAAACTCACCCTCTATCGTGCAGCAGGGACGATCGCACTACGAAGCAGGACAATTTGCCCAGGCAGCGGAGTTTTGGCAGCAGGCAGCAGTCGCTTACTTAGCGCAGGGAGATGCCCTTAATCAAGCCAAAGTATTAGGTTATCTGGCTCTGGCGCAGCAGCAGCTTGGCAGATGGGAAGATGCTGAACAATCGATCGCAACCAGTTTGGCTCTGTTGCCGTCGCGATCCTCAATCCTATCCCCAACTACACCCTCAACCCCATCTTCAACTACATCTTCAACTACATCCTCAACTATTGAACAGCAGCTTGTCCTCGCCCAGATTCTCAATACGCAGGGCAGTCTTCAGTTTGCCCAGGGACAAATTGAGCAGTCCATTAGCACATGGCAGCAGGCAGCAGACTTATATACCACCGCAGGCAGCGAGGAAAAACGGCTGGGCAGTTTGCTCAATCAGGCACAGGCAATGCAGACGTTAGGGCTAGCTCAGAGAGCGCAGCAAACCCTGACCGAAATTGAGCGATCGCTGTCTGCTCAACCCGACTCTGCACTCAAAGCAATGACGCTCCGCAGCTTAGGCGATGTACTGCGTTCCACTGGGAATTTAGCTGAGGCGCAGCGTGTTCTGGAACAAAGTTTAGCCATTGCCCAAGCCGTTTCCCCAGCAAAGACACCGATAATTTTAATTAGCTTGGGTAACGTTGCCCAATCACAGCAAAATACGGCAACTGCGGTTCGTTACTACGAGCAGGCTGCGGCTACGGCTGCGTCAGCTAAGGCTTCACCGATCCTTCAGCTTCAGGCGAATCTCAACCTGTTTAGCTTGCACATTGAAGCAAAGCAGTGGCAGGAAGCCCGATCGCTTTTACCGCTTCTGCAAACACAAATTGATCTACCGCCCAGCCGAGCCGCTGTCTACGCCCGGATTAATCTGGCAAAAAGCCTGATGAAATTTGAGTCTCCGGATTATCAACTAAATGATCAGCTAAATCATCAGCTAAATCATCAGCCAAATTACCAATCGATCGCGCAAATTCTCACCCCTGCAATTTCCCAGGCGCAAACCCTGAAGGACGATCGGGCTGAAGCCTATGCCGTGGGGACGCTGGGAACCCTGTACGAGCAGACGCAGCAATGGGACGCAGCAAAATCACTCACGGAACGATCGCTAGTTCTGGCACAGGCGACTAACGCTGCCGATATTGCTTACCAGTGGCAGTGGCAGTTAGGGCGGATTCTCAAGGCGCAAAATCAGGTTGGTCAAGCGATCGAGGCATACCAAGCCGCCTTTGAAACCCTGCAATTGCTGCGGCGTGACCTGCTGGCAACCAGTCCCGATCTTCAGTTCTCGTTTCGCGAAAATGTCGAGCCGCTATATCGCGATCTGGTGGAACTGCTGCTGCGTCGTCCCGAAAGTGACCGTGAAAACCACGATAGGCAAACCGTCAGTCAGGAAAACCTGCGGCAGGCTCGTCGGATTATTGAATCGCTGCAATTAGCGGAACTGGATAACTTTTTCCGCACTGCCTGTCTGGAAGGGCAACAGATTGCGATCGATCAAATTCCCGATACGCAGACCGCCGTTCTCTACCCGATTATTCTCCAGGATCGTCTGGAAGTAATTTTAAGTTTACCCGGTCAGCCGCTCCAGCAATACACGGCGATCGTCCCACAAACTACCGTTGAAGCTACCCTGCGAGAACTGCGGCAAAACCTTGTAAGACCGTTCACCACCCTGCGAGGCAAACAGCTCGGACAGCAGGTGTATGACTGGATGATTCGTCCGATCGAATCTGCGCTTCAGGCAGTCTCTCCCGGAGGCGAAGCCATTACAACGCTTGCCTTTGTTCTGGACGGATCGCTTCGTAATGTGCCGATGGCAGCCCTGTTCGACGGCAATCAGTATTTGATTGAGCGGTATAGTATTGCGCTAACCCCCAGTCTGCAAATTTTCAAACCGCAAGCTCTGGAGCGCGATCGCCTACAGGCATTGCTGGCAGGACTAACCGAGGAACGCAGCGGATTTAGTGCGCTAGCCAATGTCAAACGAGAACTGCAAGGCATTGAAGCGGAAATTCCCAGCCGAGTTCTTTTGAATGAAGCATTCACCAGTGATGCTCTGAAAGCGCAGATCGATCGCAATCCTGCGCCCATTGTGCATCTGGCAACCCACGGTCAGTTTAGCTCTGATGCTGCACAAACATTTATTCTGGCGTGGGATAGACCGATCGATGTGCGGGAATTAGGAGCGCTATTGCGATCGGCAGACGAACAGCAAATCAATACAGGTTTAGCTCAGCGGCAATCTCCGATCGAACTGCTGGTTTTAAGCGCCTGTGAAACCGCAGAAGGGGACGATCGTGCCGTGTTGGGCTTGGCGGGTGTGGCGGTTCAATCCGGTGCGCGCAGCACGCTTGCCTCACTCTGGAGCCTGGATGATGAGTCTGCGGCTGAGCTGATTAACCAGTTCTATCGGGAGTTGCTCAACCCTGCGTTTTCCAAAACTGAAGCCCTTCGTCAAGCCCAACTGACCCTGCTGCGAGACCCAAACTACCGCCATCCAATCTATTGGGCACCTTACATCCTGGTCGGCAATTGGCTCTAG
- a CDS encoding two-partner secretion domain-containing protein, translating into MACRSLVLLLTSGIVLINPCSALAQILPDNSLGRERSILQRDVPVNGARGDQIEGGSRRGGNLFHSFETFNVTAGQRVYFASPNGIDRILARVTGKGRSTINGTLGALGTADLFLINPNGILFGSNARLDVGGSFLASSASAVEFGDRGRFSSNSAQPPSPLLTIQPTALLFNSLPRPIVNRSIASDLSSDSSDSSVMVGLQVPAGQSLLLLGGDVRLEGGVLTAPGGRVELAAAAGTVPLLQTGQNWRILPSVRVQGEIVLQNQAAIQVASADRGNVALYSEGITLQNNSGIVAGIGAGLGTPDSQAGNVTLDATGAIQIQDSVIANVVSSGGRGNAGNIRLRADTISLSDRAQIQTSSRSQGNAGDLFITTGSLSLTGNSGLFATTSDRGNAGSISIRAQDAVVFDQSFASTTVDPEAIGQGGRIELTAGSLSLLDGAVLASDIFGRGRAGDIDLTIDGQIKLEGSDSQGNFGSITTVIGIGGQGQAGTIRIQADSMTLTQGGGVVSNTGGQGDAGDIWISLNDRLEISGQGADGTPSGIYTTVGLEAIGDGGDIFITTDELSMRRSLITAASGGQGNAGNIDITAQRVQLDDAIIATTGRTENGGNLTFRDLNLLLLNNGGIITTATQVTGAEGNGGNLSIDSDVIAADPDEDNDIAANAEGGRGGNINITTQGIFGIESRPERSTNTNDINASSRLNVSGTVTINAPAVSPIAGTVNLPTDFSTPPLAQSCQSQGNGSRFVNTGRGGLPANPTDPLVAEALWQDLGDAEPDAIDSVPQAVAPPLAEGEINFPQEFPVLVEAQGWTVTSTGEVALVASAPIVTPSVTFYDSSALIGCDSGSAHE; encoded by the coding sequence ATGGCTTGTCGTTCGCTCGTTCTTTTGTTAACCAGTGGGATCGTTCTGATTAATCCATGCAGTGCGCTGGCACAAATTCTCCCGGATAATAGCTTGGGGCGGGAGCGATCGATCCTTCAGCGAGATGTTCCGGTTAACGGGGCGCGAGGCGACCAGATTGAAGGCGGCAGTCGGCGGGGCGGTAATTTATTCCACAGTTTCGAGACGTTTAACGTTACGGCAGGACAGCGGGTTTATTTTGCTTCCCCCAACGGCATCGATCGCATTCTGGCGCGGGTCACGGGAAAGGGACGATCGACAATTAACGGGACATTAGGCGCACTAGGAACAGCCGATTTGTTTCTGATCAATCCCAACGGGATTCTCTTTGGTTCCAATGCCCGCCTGGATGTGGGCGGTTCGTTTTTGGCTTCCAGTGCATCTGCTGTTGAATTTGGCGATCGCGGCAGATTCAGTTCCAATTCAGCTCAGCCCCCCTCACCGCTGCTGACAATTCAGCCAACCGCTCTGCTATTCAATTCGCTGCCACGCCCTATTGTGAATCGATCGATCGCCAGCGACTTATCAAGTGATTCAAGTGATTCATCTGTCATGGTTGGGCTTCAAGTTCCAGCAGGGCAAAGCTTGTTGCTGCTCGGTGGGGATGTTCGACTAGAGGGGGGTGTGCTAACGGCTCCTGGAGGTAGGGTTGAACTGGCTGCCGCAGCAGGAACTGTACCGCTGTTACAGACAGGACAGAACTGGCGAATTTTGCCATCCGTCCGCGTGCAAGGCGAGATTGTGCTGCAAAACCAGGCTGCCATCCAGGTCGCCTCCGCCGATCGCGGCAATGTGGCACTCTATAGCGAGGGAATTACGCTGCAAAATAACAGCGGTATTGTGGCAGGAATTGGGGCTGGGTTGGGCACACCCGATAGCCAGGCAGGCAACGTGACCCTCGATGCCACAGGAGCCATTCAAATCCAGGACAGCGTGATAGCCAATGTGGTGAGTAGCGGGGGGCGTGGTAATGCAGGAAACATTCGCCTCCGGGCAGACACTATTTCCCTCAGCGATCGGGCTCAAATTCAAACCAGTTCTCGATCGCAGGGTAATGCGGGGGATCTGTTTATCACGACTGGATCGCTGTCGCTCACAGGCAATTCAGGTTTGTTTGCCACCACAAGCGATCGGGGCAATGCCGGAAGTATCTCGATTCGGGCACAGGACGCGGTTGTGTTTGACCAAAGTTTTGCCAGCACAACGGTTGATCCAGAGGCGATCGGGCAGGGCGGCAGGATTGAGCTCACCGCAGGGTCGCTGTCGCTTCTAGATGGGGCAGTCCTGGCTTCTGATATTTTTGGTAGAGGCAGGGCGGGCGACATTGATCTCACGATCGACGGACAGATTAAGTTAGAAGGCAGCGATAGTCAGGGCAATTTTGGCTCGATTACCACCGTGATCGGGATCGGCGGACAGGGACAGGCAGGCACCATTCGGATTCAGGCAGATTCAATGACCCTGACCCAGGGAGGCGGTGTGGTGTCTAATACGGGCGGGCAGGGAGATGCTGGAGATATTTGGATTTCCCTTAACGATCGCCTTGAAATCAGCGGGCAAGGGGCGGACGGAACACCGAGCGGCATCTATACCACGGTTGGGCTGGAGGCAATCGGCGATGGTGGTGATATTTTTATCACGACTGATGAACTCAGCATGAGGCGATCTCTCATTACCGCAGCCAGTGGCGGTCAGGGCAACGCAGGCAATATTGACATCACAGCACAGAGGGTACAACTCGATGATGCAATTATTGCCACAACCGGGCGCACTGAAAACGGCGGCAATCTCACGTTTCGGGATCTCAATCTGCTGCTGCTGAATAACGGCGGCATCATTACTACAGCGACTCAGGTGACAGGGGCGGAGGGAAATGGCGGCAACCTTTCGATCGATTCTGATGTGATTGCGGCAGATCCCGATGAGGATAACGACATTGCGGCAAATGCAGAAGGAGGTCGCGGCGGCAATATCAACATCACGACTCAGGGCATTTTTGGAATTGAATCGCGCCCGGAACGATCGACCAATACCAATGACATTAACGCCAGTTCTCGCCTGAACGTGAGTGGAACGGTAACGATCAATGCACCAGCCGTCAGCCCGATCGCCGGAACTGTAAATTTACCAACTGACTTCAGTACGCCACCGCTGGCACAAAGCTGTCAATCACAAGGCAATGGTAGCCGCTTTGTCAATACAGGACGGGGGGGATTGCCTGCGAATCCTACTGATCCTCTGGTTGCAGAAGCTCTGTGGCAGGATTTGGGCGATGCTGAACCGGACGCGATCGACTCTGTACCCCAGGCAGTTGCACCACCGCTTGCAGAAGGGGAAATAAACTTTCCACAAGAGTTCCCGGTTCTGGTTGAAGCTCAGGGATGGACGGTTACTTCGACGGGAGAAGTGGCTCTGGTTGCGTCTGCGCCGATCGTTACTCCCTCCGTCACTTTCTATGACAGCAGTGCGTTAATTGGATGCGATTCGGGGTCTGCCCATGAATAA
- a CDS encoding SH3 domain-containing protein: MANQTDPNGIYNAPQPGWGLWFPRSQIEGANIRSGASNIELGGFLAFENACTQAGAGAESDYWFRVTPSTYSMGTGKVEFGCWQNGKFAQTYSRTAALNDGSVYCLVVGTQVGNGLNIRAEPSTRSRIVGTVRNGSRIEPSSFPAIIRENEGRNWVQIESPVRGWVSDGSSSNPNNRGNLTVCDRV, translated from the coding sequence TTGGCAAATCAAACTGATCCAAACGGCATCTACAATGCTCCTCAGCCTGGATGGGGTCTGTGGTTTCCGCGATCGCAGATTGAAGGGGCAAATATTCGCTCTGGAGCTTCTAACATCGAATTGGGCGGATTCTTAGCTTTTGAGAATGCCTGTACGCAAGCCGGAGCCGGAGCAGAGTCAGACTACTGGTTTCGCGTAACGCCTTCGACCTACAGCATGGGCACTGGAAAAGTTGAGTTCGGCTGCTGGCAGAACGGGAAATTTGCTCAGACCTATAGCAGAACGGCAGCATTAAACGATGGCTCTGTGTACTGTCTGGTTGTGGGTACTCAGGTCGGCAATGGTCTGAATATTCGGGCTGAACCTTCCACCCGTAGCCGAATTGTAGGAACGGTCAGAAATGGCTCCAGAATTGAACCCTCCTCTTTTCCTGCCATTATTCGTGAAAATGAGGGGCGCAACTGGGTACAAATTGAGTCACCCGTTCGCGGTTGGGTGTCCGATGGTAGCTCCTCCAATCCCAACAACCGAGGAAATTTAACGGTGTGCGATCGGGTCTAA
- a CDS encoding calcium-binding protein, translating to MAIFNGTNSSDILNGGNEKDTLNGLADNDVLNGNFNSDTLFGGTGDDVLSGGEGNDILRPYGGTFQTGSPAEFDRLTGGSGSDLFDLRDANGSFAYLNDDVLNTTGSKGFALITDFTPDQDAGTGDKIQLSAPASEYSLLPVSWGQTFGREDTASTVDVALVYVGPRGNEQEVVAVLQDVSAQYITNPRGLLNNPNVFVFDPRYVHPQPDTSTPDNPGNPGNPSNPGNPGNPGNPGNPIVPAPGNPIPSINRITGTPKADTLQGTSGTDLILGLGAKDTLTGGANSDILVGGAGKDRVSGGTGADLFVFNNVRDKGDRITDFNRSEGDKLAFDLDGFAGLRSGVLRAGQFARGTEAKDRSDRFIYDQRRGTLFYDRDGIGSAKQVQIATFEGKPSLTASSIIVAASPF from the coding sequence ATGGCTATTTTCAACGGCACGAATAGCAGCGACATTCTAAACGGCGGCAACGAAAAAGATACGCTGAATGGATTGGCAGACAATGATGTTCTGAACGGCAATTTTAACTCGGATACATTGTTTGGCGGAACCGGAGATGATGTCCTATCAGGTGGCGAGGGCAATGATATCCTCAGACCCTACGGTGGCACTTTTCAAACAGGTTCCCCCGCTGAATTTGATCGACTGACGGGCGGCAGCGGCAGCGATTTGTTTGACCTCAGGGATGCAAACGGCAGCTTTGCCTATCTCAATGATGATGTCCTGAATACCACTGGTTCCAAAGGCTTTGCCCTGATTACCGACTTCACCCCTGATCAGGATGCTGGCACAGGAGACAAAATTCAGCTTAGCGCTCCCGCTTCTGAATATAGCCTGCTGCCCGTGAGCTGGGGGCAAACGTTTGGAAGAGAGGACACTGCTAGTACGGTGGACGTTGCTCTGGTCTATGTCGGACCCAGGGGGAACGAACAGGAAGTCGTTGCAGTGCTACAGGATGTTTCGGCTCAGTACATCACTAATCCCAGGGGCTTGCTGAATAACCCGAATGTGTTTGTTTTTGATCCGAGATATGTTCATCCGCAACCCGATACCAGCACACCGGACAATCCGGGTAATCCAGGCAATCCAAGCAATCCAGGCAATCCGGGCAATCCAGGCAATCCAGGGAATCCGATCGTACCTGCACCGGGCAACCCAATTCCTTCTATCAACCGAATCACTGGCACACCGAAAGCAGACACGCTACAGGGTACCTCTGGAACTGATTTGATTCTGGGCTTGGGCGCAAAAGATACCCTGACAGGGGGTGCTAATAGTGACATTCTGGTAGGGGGCGCAGGCAAAGATAGAGTCAGCGGTGGTACGGGTGCCGATCTGTTTGTCTTCAACAATGTGCGCGACAAAGGCGATCGCATTACCGATTTCAACCGTTCGGAAGGCGATAAGCTGGCATTTGATCTCGATGGGTTTGCAGGATTACGATCAGGCGTTCTCAGAGCTGGTCAGTTTGCTAGAGGCACGGAAGCCAAAGATCGCAGCGATCGCTTTATTTACGATCAGCGTCGGGGTACCTTGTTCTACGATCGGGACGGCATCGGCAGTGCGAAACAGGTGCAGATTGCGACTTTTGAAGGCAAGCCTTCCCTGACAGCAAGCAGCATCATTGTTGCCGCCTCACCGTTTTAG
- a CDS encoding DUF928 domain-containing protein, whose protein sequence is MPKNRFQLWTITCLSTIALMPSTWAIPQHNNWVANAPPPPTDQGAPRGRSQGGASRGNCEQYQQLTALVPTVEGRVWGLTASEHPAFWFYLPSALTTNVSIEFVLQDKADRELYRTQFTPTDTQPGLIQLKVPETAPAIEPGQSYVWTLAIYCDPDQPSELVFVQGSIQRTSLTTDQQRQIAAAAPLERSRLYSEFGLWYDALATLGDLRQTNSAQTEAAWNALLQRAELEAVSNQPIVSCCTPQ, encoded by the coding sequence ATGCCTAAAAATCGATTTCAACTTTGGACAATCACCTGCCTCAGCACGATCGCCTTGATGCCGTCTACCTGGGCAATTCCCCAACACAATAATTGGGTGGCAAATGCTCCCCCACCCCCTACGGATCAGGGCGCACCGCGAGGACGATCGCAGGGAGGGGCAAGTCGCGGCAACTGTGAGCAATACCAGCAACTAACGGCACTGGTTCCCACCGTCGAAGGGCGGGTCTGGGGACTGACGGCAAGCGAACATCCGGCTTTCTGGTTTTACCTGCCCAGTGCTTTAACGACGAATGTGTCGATCGAATTTGTGCTGCAAGATAAAGCCGATCGAGAACTCTACCGCACCCAGTTTACGCCCACCGATACCCAGCCCGGACTAATTCAGCTGAAGGTTCCAGAAACTGCCCCTGCGATCGAACCCGGTCAATCCTATGTCTGGACATTGGCGATTTATTGCGACCCGGATCAGCCTTCGGAACTGGTTTTTGTTCAGGGAAGCATCCAGCGCACCAGTCTCACGACCGATCAGCAGCGTCAAATTGCAGCCGCAGCCCCGTTAGAGCGATCGCGTTTATACAGTGAATTTGGGTTGTGGTACGACGCTCTAGCCACGCTGGGCGATCTGCGCCAAACGAATTCAGCTCAGACTGAAGCAGCCTGGAATGCTCTCCTGCAAAGGGCTGAACTCGAAGCGGTTTCCAATCAGCCGATCGTCTCCTGCTGTACGCCCCAATAA
- a CDS encoding CHASE2 domain-containing protein — MSQLVVLNFTQGSLTQGCPTVIAQLWQADSTTPMQFLGSLPPAPELDRLYQQWQRLYTALYGWKGWQARSAVARSIEIDEDDDAVTQISEAEFQECGRAVQRGINTWLSSTSFAAIDRQLRTYLNLTDEIRCIFTAVDRMLLRLPWHLWQFFEDYPQAELALSLPEYSRAAKTPVSRSQVNILAILGDPTGINIERDRQLLEAIPETNLKLLIQPDVQQLTEQLWQQPWDVLFFAGHSSSQGEGRIRVNSTTSLTIEQLRYGLKQAIASGLKLAIFNSCDGLGLAWDLADLQIPQVIVMREPVPDRVAQEFLKAFLLAFSNGRSLYTSVRQAREQLQALETEFPGATWLPVLCQNPAEVPQTWQDWKGNIPAVKPLPRRSLSWRFALVGSLLVTGCLLGARSLGLLQFAELWTFDRLMTLRPAEPPDDRFLIVTIDEADIQAQNASDRRGSLSDTALNQALEKLAPAQIIGLDIYRDFAVNENLPQLADRMRNDRRLFAVCKSPSGTEDPIGIAPPPEVPAARIGFSDFVIDTDGTLRRHLILLSPDPSAACAVPYAFNMQLVFSYLNSLGISGRFNEDGNLQFNDRILHRLQGQIGGYHNLDTRGNQILLNYRSLPTPQAIAPSVSLTQLLKGEVSPAQIQDRIVLIGVTAVGSQDTWITPYGIGRSQQIAGVFLQAHMASQVLSAVLNRRPLLQVSSQGAEALWIWGWTVAGGIFVGLGRTRLHQGVILLVVLMGLTGISLFLLVEGWWVPLFPAGLGVLGVGIAVSYWNTHLRS; from the coding sequence ATGAGTCAGCTTGTCGTTCTCAATTTCACGCAGGGCAGCTTAACCCAGGGGTGTCCCACGGTAATTGCTCAGCTCTGGCAAGCCGATTCCACCACGCCGATGCAGTTTTTGGGCAGTTTGCCGCCCGCACCGGAACTCGATCGCCTGTATCAGCAATGGCAGCGTCTTTATACCGCACTTTATGGCTGGAAAGGATGGCAGGCTCGGTCAGCGGTGGCACGATCGATTGAAATTGACGAAGATGATGACGCAGTTACTCAAATCTCGGAGGCAGAGTTTCAGGAATGCGGTCGGGCGGTGCAGCGAGGCATTAATACCTGGCTCAGTTCGACTTCCTTTGCGGCGATCGATCGTCAGTTGCGGACTTACCTGAATCTAACCGATGAAATTCGCTGTATTTTTACCGCTGTTGATCGGATGCTGCTTCGATTGCCCTGGCATTTGTGGCAGTTTTTCGAGGATTATCCGCAGGCGGAACTGGCGCTGAGCTTACCAGAATATTCTCGCGCTGCTAAAACACCCGTCAGCCGATCGCAGGTCAACATTCTGGCAATTTTAGGCGACCCAACCGGAATTAATATCGAACGCGATCGCCAGCTTCTCGAAGCCATTCCTGAGACAAACCTCAAGCTATTAATCCAGCCGGACGTGCAGCAGTTGACCGAACAGCTCTGGCAGCAGCCGTGGGACGTGCTGTTTTTTGCGGGACACAGTTCCAGCCAGGGGGAAGGACGAATTCGGGTGAATTCCACCACAAGCCTGACGATCGAGCAGTTGCGCTACGGACTGAAACAGGCGATCGCCTCTGGCTTAAAGCTGGCAATCTTCAATTCCTGTGACGGTTTGGGGCTAGCGTGGGATCTCGCCGATCTGCAAATTCCGCAGGTGATTGTGATGCGCGAACCTGTTCCCGATCGCGTTGCCCAGGAATTCCTCAAGGCGTTTCTGCTGGCATTCTCCAACGGACGATCGCTTTATACCTCCGTGCGGCAGGCGCGTGAACAGCTCCAGGCACTCGAAACCGAGTTTCCGGGCGCAACCTGGCTCCCCGTTCTCTGTCAAAATCCGGCAGAAGTGCCGCAAACCTGGCAGGACTGGAAAGGAAACATTCCGGCAGTTAAACCCCTCCCTCGTCGATCGCTGTCCTGGCGTTTTGCGTTAGTCGGCAGTTTGCTGGTCACGGGCTGTCTGCTGGGGGCGCGATCGCTGGGACTGCTGCAATTTGCAGAACTGTGGACGTTCGATCGCCTGATGACGCTCAGACCTGCTGAACCGCCAGACGATCGATTTTTAATTGTGACGATCGATGAAGCCGATATTCAGGCACAAAATGCGAGCGATCGGCGCGGTTCCCTCTCGGACACGGCATTAAATCAGGCGTTAGAGAAACTAGCCCCCGCACAAATTATTGGTCTGGATATTTACCGGGATTTTGCTGTGAATGAAAATTTACCGCAGCTTGCGGATCGAATGCGGAACGATCGTCGCCTGTTTGCCGTGTGCAAAAGTCCCAGCGGCACAGAAGACCCGATCGGCATTGCGCCACCCCCCGAAGTCCCAGCGGCTCGAATTGGCTTCAGCGACTTCGTCATTGATACGGACGGCACTTTACGACGACACCTGATCCTCCTTTCCCCCGATCCGTCTGCCGCCTGTGCGGTTCCCTATGCCTTTAATATGCAGCTGGTCTTCAGCTATTTAAATTCACTGGGCATCTCTGGACGGTTTAACGAGGACGGCAATTTGCAGTTTAACGATCGGATTCTGCATCGCCTGCAAGGGCAAATCGGCGGCTATCATAATCTCGATACACGCGGCAATCAAATTCTGCTGAACTACCGATCGCTGCCCACCCCCCAGGCGATCGCCCCCTCGGTTTCGCTGACGCAATTGCTGAAGGGTGAAGTCAGTCCTGCCCAAATTCAGGATCGGATTGTGCTAATTGGCGTCACCGCAGTTGGCAGCCAGGATACCTGGATTACGCCCTACGGCATTGGACGATCGCAGCAGATCGCGGGTGTCTTTTTGCAGGCGCACATGGCAAGTCAGGTGTTGAGTGCGGTACTCAATCGGCGTCCTCTGCTGCAAGTCAGCTCGCAGGGAGCGGAGGCTCTGTGGATTTGGGGCTGGACTGTCGCAGGCGGCATATTCGTCGGGCTGGGACGCACTCGGCTCCACCAGGGCGTGATTCTGCTGGTCGTGCTGATGGGCTTAACCGGAATCAGCCTGTTTTTGCTGGTAGAAGGATGGTGGGTGCCGCTGTTTCCGGCAGGATTGGGTGTCCTGGGAGTGGGGATTGCTGTATCTTACTGGAACACCCATCTGCGAAGCTGA